In the Alphaproteobacteria bacterium genome, CGTTAAGCATGTCCAGCCCTAATCCTCATTCGCCGCATCCTCGGAGGGGCATCGGCATCGAATGGCCAGCCCCGGCGCCAATGCGCCACGAGGGACGCAATTTCCCGCGTGATCCTACGGTTCGAACGGTTAACGAAGTCTTGTTTTGTACCGGGCGGCGGGACTGGGCATGATCGGCTCCCGCACCCTACGAGGGTTGATGCCCGATCCGGCCGGCCGCAGCCCAAGCGCCGGGAATGGGAGATTCCCTGACTTTTGACCCTGCTGGCGAGTATGGGCGGGCATTGCAGGCCCGGCCGACCTTGCCCACTTAATAGGGGGTGCGCAGGGCGGGTGCGACGGGGGTGTCATGCGGTATTCGGACTTGAAGCTCCTAAGTCTCGCTGCCGCCAAGAGCTCGGCAACTGCAGGCGCTCCACCCGAGTGCGGACTGTTTTTTGCATGAACCAGACGGCTCCAGGGAGATCGACAAGGGAATGATTCGGCGACTGATCGATCCGGTTCGGCGCGGAGCTGAGCCCCGGGCGGAAGTACCGCCCGATTCCCGCATCTATGCGGTGGGCGACATTCATGGGCGCGTGGACCTCCTCGAACGCCTCCACGCGCTGATCGTGGCGGATGCGCGAAGCTCGTCGGCGCCTCGAAAACGCATCGTCTATCTCGGCGACTACGTCGATCGCGGCATGCAATCGCGACAAGTGGTCGATCTCCTTCTCGAAGGACCCCTCGAGGGGTTCGAGGCCATTCACCTCAAGGGCAATCATGAGGAATTCCTCCTCCGCTTTTTCGAGGACGAGATGATAGGGCCGGGCTGGTTCATCAACGGCGGCGAGGCAACGCTTTATAGCTATGGCGTCCGCGCCCCGGACCTTGGCGCCCATTCCGGCCGGCTCGGGCATATGCATCGGCAATTTCGCGAGAATTTGCCTGCGGCACATCTCCGTTTTTTCCGCGATCTCAAGCGATTGCACATCGAGGGTGGCTATCTTTTCGTCCATGCGGGGATCCGGCCCGGAATAGCGCCTGAGGCGCAACGCGACGACGATATCCTTTGGATTCGAGAGGTATTTCTCGACGACAAGCGCGATCACGGGAAAATCGTCGTCCACGGCCACACCATCAACAGGGAACCCCAGGTACGGCACAATCGAATCGGGATCGACACGGGTGCTTATGCGAGCGGTGTGCTCACCGCACTGGCACTCGAGGGTTCGAATCGCAAATTCCTGCAAACGTCCGATTGAACCGACCTGACGACGCCGATATCGGCGGCAAGAACGCGCTGGACTATCGCGCGGGGACATTTGATATTGGCGCCGCCGGATGCGGCGCGTAAATGCCGGAGGGGAGGGTTTCCGAAGGAGAATCGGGTCGATGCGGGTCACCGATCGCGCGCTCGTCGCAGCACGTTCGAATAGTGCCCGAGCCTTGTGGAGCATAGCCGAGTGAGTACCGTCGATCGCTCAACCCTTGCCGCCAAGGCGGAGTGGCTCGCCGGCGTGCGCGTTCTCTGTCTTGGTGATGTGATGCTCGACCGTTATGTCTACGGTGCGGTCGAGCGCGTTTCTCCCGAGGCCCCGATCCCCGTGCTGCGCATCGAGCGGGAACGCAGCATGCTGGGAGGGGCCGGCAACGTGGTGCGTAACCTTGCCGCCCTCGGTGCTGCGGCACGGTTTGTCTCGGTTCTCGGCGACGACGCAACGGGCCGGGAGGTTCGGGCGTTGCTTGCGGCTGAGAACCGCGTCGAGTCCCGCCTTCTCGACGAAGCCGGCCGAGATACCGGGGTGAAGACGCGATTTGTCGCGGGCGCCCAGCAGCTTCTTCGCACCGACCAGGAAACGATCCGCCCCATCTCAGCGCGCAGCGAAGTGGCGCTAATCGCGGACCTTGCCGCCGCGATCGATGGTGCCGAGACGGTGATCCTCTCCGATTACGGCAAAGGCGTTCTCACGCCGGATGTCGTCGCGGAGACGATCAAGCTCGCCCGTGCGCGGAAGAAGCGCGTCGTCGTCGATCCCAAGGGCGTCGACTTTACCGGCTATCGCGGTGCGTTTCTCGTGACGCCCAATCGCGCGGAACTCGCGGCGGCGACCCATATGCCGACGTCAAGCGAACCGGAAGTCGAGGCGGCGGCGCGGCGCATAATCGCGGAATGCGATATCGCCGCCGTGCTCGCGACGCGCGGTGCGGACGGCATGATGCTGATCTCCGCCGACGGTCGGGTCGACAACCTGCCGGCCGAGGCGCGAGAGGTCTTCGACGTTTCGGGTGCTGGCGATACCGTGGTCGCGACTTGCGCCGCTGCCCTCGCCGCCGGTCTCGAGCTTATCGAGGCGGCACACCTCGCCAACGTCGCGGCCGGCATCGTCGTCGCCAAGGCGGGTACCGCGGTCGCACATCTCGACGAGATCTTCGCAGCGCTTCACGCCCAAGAACTGATGAGTCACGAACGCAAAGTGGTCTCGCTCGCCCAAGCCGCGGACAAGGCTGAGAATTGGCGGCGCCAGGGCCTGAAAGTCGCGTTTACGAACGGCTGCTTCGACCTTTTGCACCCTGGCCATATCTCGCTGCTCG is a window encoding:
- a CDS encoding metallophosphoesterase family protein, with translation MIRRLIDPVRRGAEPRAEVPPDSRIYAVGDIHGRVDLLERLHALIVADARSSSAPRKRIVYLGDYVDRGMQSRQVVDLLLEGPLEGFEAIHLKGNHEEFLLRFFEDEMIGPGWFINGGEATLYSYGVRAPDLGAHSGRLGHMHRQFRENLPAAHLRFFRDLKRLHIEGGYLFVHAGIRPGIAPEAQRDDDILWIREVFLDDKRDHGKIVVHGHTINREPQVRHNRIGIDTGAYASGVLTALALEGSNRKFLQTSD
- the rfaE1 gene encoding D-glycero-beta-D-manno-heptose-7-phosphate kinase — protein: MSTVDRSTLAAKAEWLAGVRVLCLGDVMLDRYVYGAVERVSPEAPIPVLRIERERSMLGGAGNVVRNLAALGAAARFVSVLGDDATGREVRALLAAENRVESRLLDEAGRDTGVKTRFVAGAQQLLRTDQETIRPISARSEVALIADLAAAIDGAETVILSDYGKGVLTPDVVAETIKLARARKKRVVVDPKGVDFTGYRGAFLVTPNRAELAAATHMPTSSEPEVEAAARRIIAECDIAAVLATRGADGMMLISADGRVDNLPAEAREVFDVSGAGDTVVATCAAALAAGLELIEAAHLANVAAGIVVAKAGTAVAHLDEIFAALHAQELMSHERKVVSLAQAADKAENWRRQGLKVAFTNGCFDLLHPGHISLLAQARASSDRLVVGLNSDASARRLKGESRPIQRESERAIVLASLSTVDLVVTFDEDTPLKLIESIAPDVLVKGADYTIATVVGAEFVQSYGGRIMLAEITPGQSTTATIERMGR